In a single window of the Actinomycetota bacterium genome:
- the ruvB gene encoding Holliday junction branch migration DNA helicase RuvB: MRDEFLEPLAADDVEAADEAGLRPRALAEFVGQRELKEHLTIVLEAARRRGQAADHLLFAGPPGLGKTTLAGIVATEMGVHLHITSGPALERAGDLAAILTKLDDGDVLFIDEIHRLSRSVEEILYPAMEDFQLDIVVGKGPAASSIRLTLPRFTLVGATTRTGMITGPLRDRFGLVARLDYYDDAELESIVGRAAGILGVSIDVAGSREIARRSRGTPRIANRLLRRVRDFAEVRGDGSIDETTAHEGLALFGVDERGLDKVDRAILGAVCRQFRGGPVGLSTLAIAVGEQPETVEDVYEPFLIQQGLIVRTPRGRVAMPAAWAHIGLGVPPAGTSVPPPALFD, encoded by the coding sequence GTGCGTGACGAGTTTCTCGAGCCGCTGGCCGCAGACGACGTCGAGGCCGCCGATGAGGCCGGTCTGCGCCCACGTGCGCTCGCCGAGTTCGTCGGCCAGCGCGAGCTGAAAGAGCACCTGACGATCGTTCTCGAAGCTGCCCGGCGGCGCGGGCAGGCTGCCGATCACCTGCTGTTCGCCGGCCCGCCGGGGCTCGGCAAGACCACGCTCGCCGGCATCGTCGCCACCGAGATGGGGGTGCACCTGCACATCACGAGCGGGCCGGCGCTGGAGCGCGCGGGCGACCTCGCCGCGATCCTCACCAAGCTCGACGACGGCGACGTGCTGTTCATCGACGAGATCCACCGGTTGAGCCGGTCGGTGGAAGAGATCCTCTACCCGGCGATGGAGGACTTCCAGCTCGACATCGTCGTCGGCAAGGGCCCCGCCGCGTCGAGCATCCGCCTGACCCTGCCGCGGTTCACGCTCGTCGGCGCCACCACCCGCACGGGGATGATCACCGGGCCGCTGCGTGATCGGTTCGGGCTCGTCGCCCGGCTCGACTACTACGACGACGCGGAGCTCGAGTCCATCGTCGGGCGCGCCGCGGGGATCCTCGGCGTATCCATCGACGTCGCCGGCTCGCGCGAGATCGCGCGCCGCAGCCGCGGCACACCGCGCATCGCCAACCGGCTGCTGCGCCGCGTACGCGACTTCGCCGAGGTGCGCGGCGACGGATCGATCGACGAGACGACCGCGCACGAGGGACTCGCCCTGTTCGGCGTCGACGAGCGCGGCCTCGACAAGGTCGACCGCGCCATCCTCGGTGCGGTGTGCCGCCAGTTCCGCGGCGGTCCGGTGGGGCTGTCGACGCTAGCGATCGCCGTCGGCGAGCAGCCCGAGACCGTCGAGGACGTGTACGAACCGTTCCTCATCCAGCAGGGCCTCATCGTGCGCACCCCACGCGGTCGTGTGGCGATGCCGGCCGCGTGGGCTCACATCGGCCTCGGCGTACCGCCGGCGGGTACGTCCGTCCCGCCGCCGGCGCTCTTCGACTAG
- a CDS encoding M48 family metalloprotease, translated as MHDLISANKRKSVLLIVAFVGLVALVGAAVGVLVGYGLTGTIAALVIAGTMAFASYWKADAIALAVSRARPADPDTYRRLHNLVEGLCIASGLPKPRIYIVDDPAPNAFATGRNPRHAAIAVTTGLLEKLNRVELEGVVAHELSHIRNYDILLSTLAVTLVGSIAVLTDMTIRMMWWNGGRIQREGDRDSTNNPLALFGFALLIFAPIIARGMQAAVSRRRETLADVSACQMTRYPPGLISALEKLRDDVTVTHSASTATAHLWIEQPMAGVGDAGHLGRFHKMFDTHPPLEERIALLREL; from the coding sequence ATGCACGACCTGATCAGCGCGAACAAGCGCAAGAGCGTTCTGCTGATCGTCGCGTTCGTCGGCCTGGTCGCCCTCGTCGGAGCGGCGGTCGGCGTGCTCGTCGGGTATGGCCTCACCGGCACGATCGCGGCCCTCGTCATCGCGGGGACCATGGCGTTCGCCTCCTACTGGAAGGCCGATGCCATCGCGCTGGCGGTCAGCCGTGCCCGACCCGCCGACCCCGACACCTACCGGCGGCTGCACAACCTGGTCGAGGGGCTGTGCATCGCGAGTGGCCTGCCCAAGCCGCGCATCTACATCGTCGACGACCCCGCGCCGAACGCCTTCGCCACCGGCCGCAACCCCCGTCACGCGGCGATCGCGGTGACCACCGGGTTGCTGGAGAAGCTCAACAGGGTGGAGCTGGAAGGCGTCGTGGCCCACGAGCTGTCGCACATCCGCAACTACGACATCTTGCTGTCGACGCTCGCGGTGACCCTCGTCGGCTCCATCGCGGTGCTCACCGACATGACGATCAGGATGATGTGGTGGAACGGCGGGCGAATCCAGCGCGAGGGCGACAGGGATTCGACGAACAACCCGTTGGCGCTGTTCGGCTTCGCGCTCTTGATCTTCGCTCCGATCATCGCGCGGGGGATGCAGGCCGCGGTCAGCCGGCGCCGGGAGACCCTGGCCGACGTTTCCGCCTGCCAGATGACGAGGTACCCGCCGGGGCTGATATCGGCCCTCGAGAAGCTCCGCGACGACGTCACCGTCACCCATTCGGCATCGACGGCCACCGCCCACCTCTGGATCGAGCAGCCCATGGCCGGTGTGGGTGACGCCGGCCACCTGGGTCGATTCCATAAGATGTTCGACACCCACCCCCCGCTCGAAGAGCGGATCGCCCTGCTAAGGGAGCTGTGA
- the ruvC gene encoding crossover junction endodeoxyribonuclease RuvC: MNRVLGVDPGLTRCGYAVVETLGPSSARAVALGVIRTPPGDELAWRLAALRTEVEALLVEFTPGAVAVEQVFFQVNVRTAMSVGQASGIVLASAAAAGCEVVQYTPSQVKDAVAGWGSATKEQVQKMVQARLGLPTLPQPADAADAAALALCHLAISPLRARVRAATTGRAR, translated from the coding sequence CTGAACCGGGTACTCGGCGTCGACCCCGGCCTCACCCGGTGCGGTTACGCCGTCGTCGAGACCCTTGGTCCCTCGTCGGCGCGTGCGGTGGCCCTCGGCGTCATCCGCACCCCGCCCGGCGACGAACTCGCGTGGCGCCTGGCGGCGCTGCGGACCGAGGTGGAAGCGTTGCTCGTCGAGTTCACGCCCGGTGCCGTGGCCGTGGAGCAGGTGTTCTTCCAAGTGAACGTCCGCACCGCGATGAGTGTCGGCCAGGCGAGCGGCATCGTTCTCGCCTCGGCTGCCGCTGCGGGTTGCGAGGTGGTCCAGTACACGCCGAGCCAGGTGAAAGACGCCGTGGCCGGGTGGGGGAGTGCGACGAAGGAGCAGGTGCAGAAGATGGTGCAGGCCCGCCTCGGCCTGCCCACGCTGCCCCAACCCGCCGATGCCGCCGACGCGGCCGCGCTCGCCCTCTGCCACCTAGCGATCAGTCCGCTGCGCGCCCGAGTCCGCGCCGCCACGACAGGTCGGGCCCGATGA
- a CDS encoding dienelactone hydrolase family protein translates to MSNTRRTDSVAVNDGSFDLHVWTPSEGRGPGIVLIQEIFGVGAYISAVAERLADAGYVVGAPDVFWRFAPGWAAEHDEAGLTASIEVVAQLDAAKAIADCVAALEHLRAMPATGGLAGVMGFCLGGTLAWGVAAAGEPECCVSYYGSMVPAMLDLAGQVSCPTLFHFGNADAYIANEGVDAVSAMIAGRDGFVLNVEHAGHAFDNHESAIFYDENAAKAAWTKTMAFLATHLPTG, encoded by the coding sequence ATGAGCAACACCCGCCGCACCGATTCCGTCGCGGTCAACGACGGCTCGTTCGACCTGCACGTGTGGACGCCGAGCGAGGGCCGTGGCCCTGGCATCGTGTTGATCCAGGAGATCTTCGGCGTCGGGGCCTACATCAGCGCCGTCGCCGAACGCCTCGCCGATGCGGGTTACGTGGTGGGCGCGCCGGACGTCTTCTGGCGCTTCGCCCCCGGCTGGGCGGCCGAACACGACGAGGCCGGCCTCACCGCGTCGATCGAGGTCGTCGCGCAGCTCGACGCGGCGAAGGCAATCGCCGACTGCGTGGCCGCGTTGGAGCACCTGCGCGCGATGCCGGCCACCGGCGGCTTGGCAGGCGTGATGGGCTTCTGCCTCGGCGGCACGCTCGCGTGGGGCGTGGCCGCGGCAGGCGAGCCGGAGTGCTGCGTCAGCTACTACGGCTCGATGGTGCCCGCGATGCTCGACCTCGCCGGGCAGGTGAGCTGCCCGACGCTCTTCCACTTCGGCAACGCCGACGCGTACATCGCGAACGAGGGCGTCGACGCCGTCAGCGCGATGATCGCCGGCCGCGACGGGTTCGTGCTGAACGTCGAACACGCCGGCCACGCGTTCGACAACCACGAGTCGGCGATCTTCTACGACGAGAACGCGGCGAAGGCGGCGTGGACGAAGACGATGGCGTTCCTCGCCACGCACCTCCCGACCGGTTAG
- a CDS encoding YebC/PmpR family DNA-binding transcriptional regulator, whose protein sequence is MSGHSKWATIKHKKGAADKARGKLFAKVARQIEVAARAGGGDVQSNATLRTMVQKAKAAQMTNDAIDRAIKRGTGEDSGESYEAITYEGYAPGGVALLIDVLTDNRNRTGAEIRNVFAKLGGSMAEPGAVGWQFSRRGVLLVPEAVGEDELMLAALEAGADDVSRDGDSWRVTSEPSDVYDVKSSLEAAGIEVLSAESTMVPSTTIEVTDAGDARKILRIMDALEDNDDVQDVFANFDIAESLMDEVVET, encoded by the coding sequence ATGTCCGGTCACTCCAAATGGGCCACGATCAAGCACAAGAAGGGGGCAGCCGACAAAGCGCGCGGCAAGCTGTTCGCGAAGGTCGCCCGCCAGATCGAGGTCGCTGCCCGCGCCGGGGGAGGCGACGTGCAGAGCAACGCCACCTTGCGCACGATGGTGCAGAAGGCCAAGGCAGCCCAGATGACGAACGATGCCATCGACCGGGCGATCAAGCGGGGTACGGGTGAGGACAGCGGCGAGTCGTACGAGGCGATCACCTACGAGGGCTACGCGCCGGGCGGGGTGGCCTTGCTGATCGACGTGCTGACCGACAATCGCAACCGCACCGGCGCGGAGATCCGCAACGTCTTCGCGAAGCTCGGCGGGTCGATGGCCGAGCCCGGCGCCGTCGGTTGGCAGTTCAGCCGGAGGGGGGTGTTGTTGGTGCCCGAAGCCGTCGGTGAGGACGAGCTGATGCTGGCCGCGCTGGAAGCCGGAGCCGACGACGTCTCCCGCGACGGCGACAGCTGGCGGGTCACGAGCGAGCCCTCCGACGTGTACGACGTGAAGTCGTCGCTCGAAGCCGCGGGCATCGAGGTGCTGTCGGCCGAGTCGACGATGGTGCCGTCGACCACGATCGAGGTGACCGACGCCGGCGATGCCCGCAAGATCCTGCGCATCATGGACGCGTTGGAGGACAATGACGACGTGCAGGACGTGTTCGCGAATTTCGACATTGCCGAATCCCTGATGGACGAGGTGGTGGAGACATGA
- a CDS encoding DUF3048 domain-containing protein encodes MPNKSLFRARPRRRARLLTTSIVVAALGALALGACSGGDDGSEPESTTTQAETTSTATTVAPTTTRVTSTTAAPTTSTTSTTEPLPTTPLNGLPVYDPGAPTRPALVVKIDNRQAARPQSGLNLADIVYEENVEGWTRFAAVFHSLVPDPVGPVRSGRTQDIDLLSSLDRPLFVWSGGNARVTDAIRASTLVDMGPYGLAGIDYYRSSDRRMPHNFYARPAGGWAANPAGSPPPRPQLTFRAAGEEADGDVEIAGVKLQMDGGMRARWEWDPAAGVFWRFHENSPHTVADGTQIDASNVVVLTVQYRPSPADARSPEAVTTGEGDALVLTDGQAYLARWHRADQFSPWTFTNADGDEIRLTPGRTWIELTRGDQAAIVPAGVDAASVPWP; translated from the coding sequence ATGCCCAACAAATCGCTGTTTCGCGCCCGGCCCCGCCGTCGCGCCCGCCTGCTGACTACGTCGATCGTGGTCGCCGCCCTCGGCGCTCTCGCGCTCGGCGCGTGCAGCGGGGGTGACGACGGCTCCGAACCGGAGTCGACGACGACGCAGGCCGAGACGACGAGCACCGCCACCACCGTGGCGCCGACCACCACCAGGGTCACGTCGACGACCGCGGCGCCGACCACCAGCACCACATCCACCACCGAGCCGCTGCCGACGACGCCCCTGAACGGCTTGCCCGTGTACGACCCCGGCGCGCCGACCCGGCCGGCGCTTGTCGTGAAGATCGACAACAGGCAGGCCGCGCGCCCGCAGAGCGGGCTCAACCTGGCCGACATCGTCTACGAGGAGAACGTCGAGGGGTGGACCCGCTTCGCGGCGGTGTTCCACAGCCTCGTCCCCGACCCGGTCGGCCCGGTGCGCTCCGGACGCACCCAGGACATCGACTTGCTCAGCTCGCTCGACCGCCCGCTCTTCGTGTGGAGCGGCGGCAACGCGCGGGTCACCGACGCCATCCGCGCCAGCACGCTCGTCGACATGGGCCCCTACGGGCTGGCCGGCATCGACTACTACCGCAGCAGCGACCGCCGCATGCCCCACAACTTCTATGCCCGCCCCGCCGGTGGGTGGGCGGCGAACCCCGCCGGCAGCCCCCCGCCACGCCCGCAGCTCACGTTCCGCGCCGCCGGCGAAGAGGCCGACGGCGACGTGGAGATCGCCGGGGTGAAGTTGCAGATGGACGGCGGCATGCGCGCTCGCTGGGAGTGGGATCCCGCTGCCGGCGTCTTCTGGCGGTTCCACGAGAACTCGCCCCATACCGTTGCCGACGGCACGCAGATCGACGCCTCGAACGTCGTCGTGCTGACGGTGCAGTACCGCCCGAGCCCCGCCGACGCGCGCAGCCCGGAAGCGGTGACGACCGGCGAGGGCGACGCGCTGGTGCTGACCGACGGGCAGGCATACCTCGCCCGGTGGCACCGTGCCGACCAATTCTCGCCGTGGACGTTCACGAATGCCGACGGAGACGAGATCCGGTTGACCCCGGGCAGGACGTGGATCGAGCTGACCCGCGGCGACCAGGCGGCGATCGTGCCTGCCGGCGTCGATGCGGCGAGCGTTCCCTGGCCCTGA
- the pdxS gene encoding pyridoxal 5'-phosphate synthase lyase subunit PdxS gives MTVAGSHPERATGTFPVKRGLAEMLKGGVIMDVVTAEQAKIAEDSGACAVMALERVPADIRRDGGVARMSDPEMIEGIKAAVSIPVMAKARIGHFVEAQILEALGVDFVDESEVLTPADESHHIDKWAFTVPFVCGATNLGEALRRISEGACLIRSKGEAGTGNIVEAVRHLRSITGDIRKITQADPAELFDWAKRLQAPLPLVQEVAETGWLPVPVFCAGGIATPADAGLAMQLGAEAVFVGSGIFKSEDPLPRAKAIVEATAHFKDPHILAKVSRGLGAPMTGIAMDEVTERYAERGW, from the coding sequence ATGACCGTCGCCGGTTCGCACCCCGAACGCGCCACAGGAACCTTCCCGGTCAAGCGTGGGCTGGCCGAGATGCTGAAGGGTGGCGTCATCATGGACGTCGTCACCGCGGAGCAGGCGAAGATCGCCGAGGACTCCGGTGCATGTGCGGTGATGGCCCTCGAGCGCGTGCCCGCCGACATCCGCCGCGACGGCGGTGTGGCCCGGATGAGCGACCCCGAGATGATCGAGGGGATCAAGGCCGCGGTGTCCATCCCGGTGATGGCCAAGGCCCGCATCGGCCACTTCGTCGAGGCTCAGATCCTCGAGGCGCTCGGCGTCGACTTCGTCGACGAGAGCGAGGTGCTCACTCCCGCCGACGAGAGCCACCACATCGACAAGTGGGCGTTCACCGTGCCCTTCGTCTGCGGGGCGACCAATCTCGGCGAGGCGTTGCGCCGGATCAGCGAGGGCGCTTGCCTGATCCGCTCCAAGGGCGAGGCCGGCACCGGCAACATCGTCGAGGCCGTGCGCCACCTGCGCTCGATCACCGGTGACATCCGCAAGATCACCCAGGCCGACCCCGCCGAGCTGTTCGACTGGGCCAAGCGGCTGCAGGCGCCGCTGCCGCTCGTGCAAGAGGTGGCCGAGACCGGCTGGCTGCCCGTTCCGGTGTTCTGCGCCGGGGGCATCGCCACCCCCGCCGACGCCGGGCTCGCCATGCAGCTCGGCGCCGAAGCGGTGTTCGTCGGGTCGGGGATCTTCAAGAGCGAAGATCCGCTGCCGCGCGCGAAGGCAATCGTCGAGGCCACCGCGCACTTCAAGGACCCCCACATCCTCGCGAAGGTCAGCCGCGGCCTCGGCGCCCCGATGACCGGCATCGCGATGGACGAGGTCACCGAGCGCTACGCCGAGCGCGGGTGGTGA
- a CDS encoding peroxiredoxin yields MSVGPGDPAPDFALPGTEGREYSLADYAGQPVVLVFYPGDDTPVCTKQLNSYNDGLGEFEQVGAQVLAISAQDVPSHDKFSGKHGFAFPLLADVDKRVAAAYGTLGPLGFPRRSVFVVDAAGVVRYAHRAIAGLTYRPVSELVEAVKAAETGS; encoded by the coding sequence ATGAGCGTCGGGCCCGGCGACCCCGCACCGGACTTCGCGCTGCCGGGAACCGAAGGACGTGAGTACTCGTTGGCGGACTATGCCGGCCAGCCCGTCGTGCTCGTCTTCTACCCCGGCGACGACACGCCGGTGTGCACCAAGCAGCTCAACAGCTACAACGACGGTCTCGGCGAGTTCGAGCAGGTAGGCGCGCAGGTGCTCGCCATCTCTGCCCAGGACGTTCCCAGTCACGACAAGTTCTCCGGCAAGCACGGTTTCGCCTTCCCCCTCCTCGCCGACGTCGACAAGCGTGTCGCCGCCGCGTACGGCACGCTCGGCCCGCTCGGCTTCCCTCGCCGCAGCGTGTTCGTCGTCGACGCCGCGGGGGTCGTCCGCTATGCGCACCGCGCCATCGCGGGTCTCACCTACCGCCCGGTGAGCGAGCTCGTCGAAGCCGTCAAGGCAGCCGAGACCGGCTCCTGA
- the pdxT gene encoding pyridoxal 5'-phosphate synthase glutaminase subunit PdxT: MRVGVLALQGAFAVHEQRLAELGARTSQVRQPKDLEAVDALVLPGGESTTMSRLLTTSGLFDALKARLADGMPVFGTCAGMILLATDVVDGRPDQRSLGAVDLSVRRNAYGRQVDSFETDLAVSGLDEPFHAVFVRAPQVQSHGPTVEVLATHAGTPVLLREGAVMVAAFHPELTPDARLHAMFMQLATSSSPITEV, from the coding sequence ATGCGCGTCGGCGTGCTCGCGCTGCAGGGCGCGTTCGCCGTCCACGAGCAGCGACTCGCTGAGCTCGGCGCGCGCACCAGCCAGGTCAGGCAACCAAAGGATCTGGAGGCCGTCGACGCACTCGTCCTCCCGGGTGGGGAGAGCACGACGATGTCGCGCCTGCTCACCACGTCGGGGTTGTTCGACGCGCTGAAGGCGAGGCTCGCCGACGGCATGCCCGTCTTCGGCACCTGCGCGGGGATGATCCTGCTCGCTACGGACGTCGTCGACGGCCGCCCCGACCAGCGCTCCCTCGGCGCCGTCGATCTGAGCGTGCGCCGCAACGCGTACGGTCGCCAGGTGGACAGCTTCGAGACGGATCTCGCCGTGTCCGGGCTCGACGAGCCCTTCCACGCGGTGTTCGTCCGCGCCCCGCAGGTTCAGTCCCACGGGCCGACGGTCGAGGTGCTCGCCACCCACGCCGGCACTCCCGTGCTGTTGCGCGAGGGCGCGGTGATGGTCGCCGCCTTCCACCCCGAGCTGACGCCCGATGCCCGGCTCCATGCCATGTTCATGCAACTCGCGACGTCGTCGTCGCCGATCACCGAGGTCTGA
- the ruvA gene encoding Holliday junction branch migration protein RuvA, with product MIGSLRGAVLERGLDGTVLIEVGGIGYVVTVTPRTLAELEPTSTVFLHVHHHIREDAQTLYGFAGRDERTAFGVLIATHGVGPALALAILGTHQPAALVDIVASADVAALTLVPGVGKKTAERLLVELKNRLSVPVLDPVGGGGTSAVGDVREALAGLGYADTEIRDVLRELPADGEPAEMLRDALKALGARRA from the coding sequence ATGATCGGGTCGCTGCGGGGCGCGGTGCTCGAGCGCGGCCTCGACGGCACGGTGCTGATCGAGGTCGGCGGGATCGGCTACGTGGTCACCGTCACCCCGCGCACACTGGCCGAACTGGAACCGACGAGCACGGTGTTCCTCCACGTCCACCATCACATCCGCGAAGACGCGCAGACGCTCTACGGCTTCGCCGGTCGCGACGAGCGCACCGCGTTCGGAGTGCTCATCGCGACCCACGGTGTCGGTCCGGCGCTCGCTCTCGCCATCCTGGGCACGCACCAGCCCGCGGCGCTCGTCGACATCGTCGCCAGCGCGGACGTGGCCGCCTTGACCCTCGTCCCCGGTGTCGGCAAGAAGACGGCTGAGCGGCTGCTCGTCGAGCTGAAGAACCGGCTCTCGGTACCCGTCCTCGACCCCGTCGGCGGCGGCGGCACCTCGGCCGTCGGCGACGTGCGTGAGGCGCTCGCCGGGCTCGGATACGCCGACACCGAGATCCGCGACGTGCTGCGGGAGCTGCCCGCCGACGGCGAGCCGGCCGAGATGCTGCGCGACGCGCTGAAGGCCCTGGGGGCCCGACGTGCGTGA
- the queA gene encoding tRNA preQ1(34) S-adenosylmethionine ribosyltransferase-isomerase QueA: MRLADFDYDLPADQIAQTPIEPRDAARLLVDRGAAAPEHRHVRDLPELLGDGDLLVVNETRVIPARLRLHRATGGAAEVLLLEPVDGEQHAWEALVRPARKLRVGEQLFGADGVAVVEVGRRRPSGDTFTVALLGGPDPLQALARYGEMPLPPYITTALEHPERYQTVYASPPGSAAAPTAGLHLTPQVLRMLDDRGIETARVELVVGLDTFQPVSEPDPREHLIHTERFRVPADVLHRAREARRVVAVGTTAVRALETAASTGKLEGRTDLFVHRGYEWQLVDLLMTNFHLPRTTLLMMVDAFVGPRWRRLYADALAAGYRMLSFGDAMLLDRHLESEH, encoded by the coding sequence GTGCGTCTCGCCGACTTCGACTACGACCTGCCCGCCGACCAGATCGCGCAGACCCCGATCGAGCCCCGCGACGCGGCGCGTCTGCTGGTGGACCGAGGAGCGGCGGCTCCCGAGCATCGCCACGTGCGCGACCTGCCCGAACTGCTGGGCGACGGCGACCTGCTCGTGGTCAACGAGACGCGGGTGATCCCAGCCCGGCTCCGGCTGCACCGGGCCACCGGCGGCGCGGCCGAGGTGCTGCTGCTCGAGCCGGTCGACGGGGAGCAGCACGCGTGGGAAGCGCTCGTGCGCCCGGCACGCAAGCTGCGCGTCGGCGAGCAGCTGTTCGGCGCGGACGGCGTTGCCGTGGTCGAGGTGGGCCGCCGCCGGCCGTCGGGCGACACGTTCACCGTCGCTCTGCTGGGGGGCCCCGATCCACTCCAGGCGCTGGCCCGCTACGGCGAGATGCCGTTGCCGCCCTACATCACGACGGCGCTGGAGCACCCGGAGCGGTACCAGACCGTGTACGCGTCGCCGCCGGGCTCGGCCGCGGCGCCGACCGCGGGGCTGCACCTCACCCCCCAGGTCCTCCGCATGCTCGACGATCGAGGTATCGAGACGGCGAGGGTCGAGCTCGTCGTCGGGCTCGACACGTTCCAGCCGGTCAGCGAGCCAGATCCGCGCGAGCACCTGATCCACACCGAGCGCTTCCGCGTCCCTGCCGACGTGCTGCATCGGGCGCGTGAAGCCCGCCGGGTGGTGGCGGTCGGGACGACAGCCGTGCGAGCGCTCGAGACGGCGGCCTCCACCGGCAAGCTCGAAGGGCGCACCGACCTGTTCGTGCACCGGGGATACGAGTGGCAGCTCGTCGACTTGCTGATGACGAACTTCCACCTGCCCCGCACGACGCTGCTGATGATGGTCGACGCCTTCGTCGGCCCGCGCTGGCGGCGGCTCTACGCCGACGCGCTCGCGGCCGGCTACCGGATGCTGTCGTTCGGCGACGCGATGCTGCTCGACCGCCACTTGGAGAGCGAGCACTGA